The Trueperaceae bacterium genomic interval TTCGTCTTCTGCAACCTGGTCGAGTTCGACTCTCTCTACGGTCACCGTCGTGACCCGCACGGCTACTCGCGGGCGCTTGCCGAGTTCGACGAGCGGCTTCCCCGACTCACTGCAGCACTGAGCCCCAACGACGTACTGATACTCGTGAGCGACCACGGCAACGATCCGACCTGGAACGGCACCGACCATACCCGTGAGTACGGCCTGCTGCTGGCCTGCGGACCCGGTGTCCAGGCTGTTTCGCTCGGCACCCGTGGCAGCTTCGCCGACCTGGGAGCGACCGTCGCGGACCTGCTGGGTGTCGACTGGGACGGGTTGGGCGAGAGCTTCGCCGCCTCACTCAGACCCATGTAGTAGCCGGCTCGAGTCCCTGGCGTCGGCCTACTCGGCGGAAGAGTCGGGGCGGCCGTCGAGGAAGCAACCCGTCTCGAGCAGCCGGCTGTCGTGGCGGTCCGTGCCGGCACACCTCGATCGGGTGTCGGCCGGGTAGATGCGTTCGAGCCGGCGACGTCATGGGATGCGGCGCCAGGCTGGTATGAGGCGACCGCTGCGCTCCTCGACCGATGGCGAAGCCCCGGCTCTTGCGAGCCGGGGCGAGCTGGGTCCGATGCTGGTGGAGCTCAGGCGTCCTGGTAGGTCACCAGTTCGATGAGGGCCTCGCGGGTGGCGTCGCCACGCCGGGTGCCCAGCTGATAGATGCGGGTGTAGCCGCCCGGCCGCTCGGCGAAGGCCGGTGCGATCTCGTCCATCAGCCTGCTCACGACCTCGCGGTCGTGTATCTCGCGGGCCACCAGGCGCCGGGCGTGGAGGTCGCCTCCACGGGCGGTGGTGATCAGCTTCTCTACGTAGGGTTGAAGGTTCTTCGCTTTCGCGAGAGTGGTCTTTATGCGGCCGTGGCGCAACAGCGAAGTAGCCTGGTTACGGGCCAATGCCGTCCTATGGCTGCTGTGCCGGTTGAGCTTGCGGCCCCGTGACATGTGCCTCATCGATTACTCCTTGAGTGCCAAGCCGCGGGCGGCCAGCCTTTCCTTGATCTCTTCCAGTGACTTCTCCCCCACCCCGCCGACCTTCTTGAGGTCGCGTTCGGAGAGCGCCAGCAGAGCGTTCACCGAGTCGATCCCCTCCTCCTGGAGCGAGTGGAGGACGCGCGAGGAGAGCTCGAGGCTCTCGAGGCCCATCTGCTGAACCTGGTCGGCGCCAGCTCCGGTGTCCTCGGGCTCCCGGCTGGGGATGGTCATGACCGGCACCTTCTCCTCGGCGTCGGCGAGCGACTCCCCGGAGAAGACGGCCAGCTGCCCGCGGAGGATCTCCACGGCGTGGTCGAGGGCCGCCCGCGGCTCGACGGAGCCGTCGGTCCACACCCGCAGCACCAGCCGGTCGAGGTCGGTCTTCTGACCCACGCGAGTGTCTTCGACCCGGTAGGCGACCCTGCGGATAGGAGTGAACACGGCGTCGACCGGTATCGAGTTGATCCGGTCCTTGGTGCCGTGTATCTCGGCGGGCACGTAGCCCACTCCGGGTTCCACCCGGACTTCCATCACCAGGCGACCGCCCTTGGTGAGGGTCGCGATAGGCAGTTCGGGGTTGATCACCTCGACGTTGGCCGGCACGTCGAAGTCGGCGGCCGTGACCGGCCCCTCCTTCTCGGCACGCAACGTGAGGGTGATCGGGTCGTCGTCGTGGAGTTTGACCACCAGCTCCTTGAGGTTGAGGATGATCTGCATGACATCCTCCTTCACCCCTTCGATGGTGGAGAACTCGTGGAGGACGTCCTCGATGTAAACGCTGGTTACGGCTGTGCCGGGTACCGAGGAGAGCAGGATCCGCCTCAGCGGGTTGCCCAGCGTCACCCCGTATCCGCGGGCCAGCGGCTCCACCACGAACTCACCGTACTTGTCGGTGGTCTTGGCCTTGAATTCCGGAATTATCTGCATCGTCTGTTCCACCCGCCTGTTCCCTGTTCGTTCCGTTCTCTGATGTGACTCGGTCCGTTACTCACCGCGCCGAAGCGCAGGTGGATTACCTCGAGTAGTACTCGATGACCTGGAGTTCGTTGACCGGAACGACGATGTCTTCCCGCGCGGGTCGGTTCTTGAACCGTCCCTTGAGGTTCTCGGCGTCGAACTCGAGCCACGGCAGGGTCTTGCCCCGCTTCCGCTCCTCGACGTTCGCCTTGATGTGCTCGTTCTGTCGCGCCTTGGGAGCTACCGAGATCTCGTCGCCGGGGTTGACCCGGTAGGACGGGATGTCGACACGCTTGCCGTTGACATGGATGTGCCCGTGGGCGACGAACTGGCGCGCCTGCCGGCGGGTGTGGGCGATGCCCAGACGGAAGACGACGTTGTCGAGCCGCGACTCGAGCAGCTGCAGGAACACGGCGCCCGTCGAACCCTCTGCCTTGGTGGCTTCGTCGAACAGGTTGGCGAACTGCTTCTCGCTCATGTTGTAGAAGAAGCGCAGCTTCTGCTTCTCCCGCAACCGCACGCCGTAGTCGCTGATCCGGCGACGGCGACGCTGGCCGTGCTGGCCTGGCGGGTAGGGGTGTCTCTCCATGTATCGCTGCGCCTTGGGGGTCTCGACGAGGTTCACCCCTTCGCGCCTGCAGATCTTGACTATCGGTCCTCTGTATCGGCCCATTATCTCTCCTGAATACTCACTCTGCTCGAGTCGAGGTCGCAACCCGGGCGCCAGAGCACCCGGTC includes:
- the rplQ gene encoding 50S ribosomal protein L17; its protein translation is MRHMSRGRKLNRHSSHRTALARNQATSLLRHGRIKTTLAKAKNLQPYVEKLITTARGGDLHARRLVAREIHDREVVSRLMDEIAPAFAERPGGYTRIYQLGTRRGDATREALIELVTYQDA
- a CDS encoding DNA-directed RNA polymerase subunit alpha; its protein translation is MQIIPEFKAKTTDKYGEFVVEPLARGYGVTLGNPLRRILLSSVPGTAVTSVYIEDVLHEFSTIEGVKEDVMQIILNLKELVVKLHDDDPITLTLRAEKEGPVTAADFDVPANVEVINPELPIATLTKGGRLVMEVRVEPGVGYVPAEIHGTKDRINSIPVDAVFTPIRRVAYRVEDTRVGQKTDLDRLVLRVWTDGSVEPRAALDHAVEILRGQLAVFSGESLADAEEKVPVMTIPSREPEDTGAGADQVQQMGLESLELSSRVLHSLQEEGIDSVNALLALSERDLKKVGGVGEKSLEEIKERLAARGLALKE
- the rpsD gene encoding 30S ribosomal protein S4, producing the protein MGRYRGPIVKICRREGVNLVETPKAQRYMERHPYPPGQHGQRRRRRISDYGVRLREKQKLRFFYNMSEKQFANLFDEATKAEGSTGAVFLQLLESRLDNVVFRLGIAHTRRQARQFVAHGHIHVNGKRVDIPSYRVNPGDEISVAPKARQNEHIKANVEERKRGKTLPWLEFDAENLKGRFKNRPAREDIVVPVNELQVIEYYSR